In Drosophila ananassae strain 14024-0371.13 chromosome 3R, ASM1763931v2, whole genome shotgun sequence, the DNA window TCTTTCCCAGCGGAATGTCCCAGGTGGCCGAGTTGCTGGTTTCTCTTCGTCGCATTCGTGATTTCATGATGCGGGACGAATCCAATATCATAGATCTTACAGAGGAAGTTGACGAAAAGCCCGATGAGGAGCAGAAATTGTTGGGTAAAAACGGGGACGTTAGATTGCAAAATGGAAAGTCACCGGACACCCTAGTAAGCATTGACGGCTTGAGAGCCCGCTGGGATCGGGAACACAACGAACCCGTATTGGACAACATAAACATGTCCCTAAAACGTGGCCAGTTAGTGGCTGTCATTGGTCCCGTGGGATCGGGAAAGTCCAGTTTGGTACAAGCTATTCTGGGGGAACTCCCACCCGAAGCTGGAAGTGTCCACGTCCACAGCAGATACTCCTATGCCTCCCAGGAACCTTGGCTCTTCAATGCCTCTGTACGCGACAACATTCTCTTTGGACTGCCCATGGATAAGTATCGCTACCGTACTGTCATCAAGAAGTGCGCCTTGGAGCGGGACTTGGAGCTGCTAAATGGAGACGGAACCATAGTGGGCGAACGAGGTGCCTCACTCTCCGGTGGCCAGAGGGCGAGGATCAGCTTGGCCAGAGCTGTGTACCGCAAGGCTGATGTCTATCTTCTGGACGATCCCCTCAGTGCAGTGGACACTCACGTGGGCCGGCATCTCTTCGACGAGTGCATGCGTGGCTATCTTGGAGACAAATTAGTGGTGTTGGTCACTCATCAATTGCAGTTCCTGGAGCACGCCGATCTGATAGTGATCATGGACAAGGGAAAGATCACTGCAAGCGGAAGTTATAAGGAAATGCTAAAAAGTGGGCTGGACTTTGCCCAATTGTTGGCCGAAAGTACCCAAAATGGTGAAGAAGATCATGGACTGGATAAGGCTAATGGGTTATCGAGACAGAGCAGCACTCGGAGCACTGACAGCTCGGGAGACTCTGCCTCATCTCAGGAGTCTTTGGTAGAAAAGAACAAGGAGCCGCCAAAACCGAAAGGAGGACCTGTCCAGGAATCGAGCAGCGGTGGAAAAATTGGATTAGATATGTACAAGAAGTACTTCTCCGCCGGTTGCGGATGTGTTATATTTGCTCTGCTGGTTCTTCTCTGCGCTGGAACCCAGATACTGGCCTCTGGCGGGGATTACTTCCTTTCCTACTGGTAAGTGATAATGAATAATATTACTATTTTGAACATcttgttaaaaatatattcattttAGGGTGAAAAACAAatcatcatcgtcgtcgtcgctAGACATTTATTACTTTACTGCCATTAATGTCGGACTGGTTATCTGTGCCTTGCTCCGCACCCTGCTCTTCTTCAACGTGACCATGCACTCCTCTACGGAGCTGCATAACTCCATGTTCCGAGCCATCTCCCGCACAGCTCTCTATTTCTTTCACACGAATCCATCGGGTCGCATTCTCAACCGGTTCGCCATGGACCTGGGGCAGGTGGACGAATCTCTGCCCGCTGTCATGCTGGACTGCATCCAGATATTCCTCACGCTGACAGGCGTACTGTGTGTGCTATGCATCTCGAACCCCTGGTACCTGATTAACACGTTCGTTATGCTAATAGCATTCTATTACTGGCGGGATGTCTATTTGCGGACTTCTCGGGATGTGAAGCGCCTGGAGGCAGTGGCCCGATCTCCCATGTACTCCCATTTCAGTGCCACGCTGGGAGGCCTTCCGACCATTAGAGCCATGGGAGCTCAGAGGACTCTGATCGCCCAATACGACAACTACCAGGACCTGCAAAGCTCTGGTTACTATACGTTCGTGACCACCAGTCGTGCATTTGGATACTACCTTGACCTGTTCTGCGTTGCCTACGTCATATCCGATATTCTAAACAGCTACTTTAATCCACCGCTGGGTAATCCCGGGCAAATTGGCCTCGCCATAACCCAAACGCTGAGCATGACAGGTATGGTGCAGTTTGGAATGCGTCAGTCCGCCGAGCTGGAGAACTCCATGACATCCGTAGAGCGGGTGCTAGAGTACAATGACCTTAAATCCGAGGGTGAATTCACCTCGCCGGCCGACAAACAGCCTCCTAAGAGTTGGCCCGAAGAGGGAGAGGTTGTGGCCAAGAACCTCAGCCTAAGATACGTTCCTGATCCCAAAGCTGACTACGTCCTCCGAGGCCTGAACTTTGTGATTAAGCCTCGAGAGAAAGTGGGCATCGTTGGACGAACAGGGGCGGGAAAGTCCTCTCTGATCAACGCCCTCTTCCGGCTTTCCTACAACGAGGGAGCCATACTCATTGATGAGCGGGACACAAGTGCTATGGGTCTGCATGATCTGCGAAGCAAGCTCTCGATTATACCTCAGGAACCCGTTCTATTCTCTGGTAGCATGCGCTACAATTTAGATCCATTCGAACAGTATCCGGATGAAAAGCTTTGGCAAGCTTTGGAGGAGGTAAGATTTTTGAATTTacatgaaaataaaatactaaCTAACTTATTTCAGGTCCATCTTAAGGAGGAAATCTCCGAGCTGCCGACAGGACTGCAGAGCAGTATTTCCGAAGGCGGCACCAACTTCAGTGTGGGTCAGCGCCAATTAGTCTGCTTAGCCCGAGCCATACTCCGCGAGAACCGCATCCTGGTGATGGACGAGGCCACGGCTAATGTGGACCCCCAGACAGACGCCCTCATCCAGGCCACCATTCGGAACAAGTTTAAGGACTGTACCGTGCTGACAATAGCCCATCGCCTGCACACGATCATGGACTCGGACAAGGTGCTGGTCATGGACGCAGGTCAGGTTGTGGAGTTCGGCTCTCCGTACGAACTATTGACGGAGTCGGAAAGCAAAGTGTTCCACGGGATGGTCATGCAGACGGGGAAGGCTAGTTTTGATCATCTTTTGAAAATTGCCCAAGACAAAATTGTAAGTATTGAAatgaatttcttaaaaattaaatagttaatttagtttttaattgcaGGCCGAGGAAAAACATCTTAAAAGCCACTAATGGACACTTTTTGATTCCCTAAGGGGACTTTTACTTATTTAAACAGGATGAAAAAACATGGTACTTAAAAAAGAGGCCAAAAACTTGGCCTCTTTGTAGTATCACTACAAGCGCAATTTTATTCGACTGTTTTAttattagaaaataaaattctgAGAAAACCCagatatatattaaaaaactaCAACAAATTCATTAAGCtttcattatttatattattgtctggaatatttgaatttgaattcataAGTGGCCAAATTGAAACGTTTTACAGAACTACTTTTTCCCTCATATTTTTTAGTAGGTTGGCAGCGCGCATTAAATTTGGCGCTAAATTCAAAATGTTGAGAAAGGAAAGTAAGAAGATacgtaaaataaaatagaaccTCTTGGACATAAAACatgttttttctttaaagTTAAAGTTTAAAGACATTAAATACAATTTGAATTGAATTAGCGTTACACTTGCAGAATATTTGTGGATAGTACTCGATTAGACCGTATATTTTAGTTAGTTTCTTAAAGatgattaaaattttgaaGATATCACATACTTGAAATAGTTGTTTGtgcaatatatattttttgtaagaCCATCTGGACAAAATAACACTTCATTTGGAGTATTTTTACCCCAAATCGGAAACGTGACTttccaaaattaattaaatttcataTATTGCGATACTGAAAATATGTATTATTAATGTTGCTGGAACGAAATTAACCTTTCTGGACCCAAATTTCTTGACTTTGCCGTGACAACCTATTGCGTCGAATTATTGAATAAATAGTGCCACACGCCGAAAGGGTCCGGACTCCGTAGCGCAAAATGAATTATACAACATTCCACGATACTAGGGGAGTTGGGGGAATGGCAGGAAGCATGAGTTTGTCCGGGCGGACGCGACAGTGTACCctcaccacacacacacagaacaGAGCACGTGACACTCCACATAGCCCCCAGTCATAAAGTTCCCGGTCGTCCTGAGCTCATCATCGGCTTCCCTGCGTGCGTTCTCAACTCAACGCAACCCAACTGAACTCAACTCGACTCGACAGGATTCGATTCCAGACAATCTGTGGCCTAGCCCAGCTTATAAATGATGCACAAGCAGTGGAAGTTGGCTGGGAGTGAGTCGGCAGGGTGTTCCAAGGGAGCGGAGTGAACTTTTCAGTTCGAGACTTCAACGCTTCGATTGTCGAGCCGTAATTCAACGCCATTTACGTGAcccccacacccacacccacacccacagtCATGCCCACGGCGCCGCATGCTGTCCGGGTATGATTGCTCCCATGCACCACCACGGGTGGTGGCGCCAGACGAGGCGGGGTCTCTGGGTTTTTGGCTGCATGAAGGATACCGTCCAACTTTTGACATAGAGCTCCGGAAATTCTTTCCCCAGGATGGCGAATGTGTGCTTTTCCGATGGCTACTCTGGACTCCCTGATCAGAAATAGTTGGAGGTCCTGGACAAGTCCTGGCTTCTAGCTTacataaacttaaataattagATGTTCATCTCAATAGCCTAGCTctacaatttaaatttgacaATCTCCAGGATGTGAAACAAATGTGAAATTCGTACAAttgtataatttaaaaaatttcaaaaatttcatcagCAGCCATAGCAATGCCTCGTGATTCTGTGCAGGAAACCTTCAATCGGCTGACGGAGCTGCCAGGTGTGATGGGTGCTATTCTGGTGGACGGGTCAGGTACTGTCCTGCGGAGCAACGTTAACGAGTCGGCCAGTCAGGTGTACGCCAACCGGTTGGTTCAACTGGTGACGATGAGCCGCGATCTGGTCCGTGATGTGGAGCCCAGCGACGACCTCGCCTACGTTCGTTTGCGGACACGCAAACAGGAGCTGATGGTGGCCACCGAAAGCCAGCACACGATCATCGTCATCCAGGATGTCCAGTCCCTGGACCAGACTCGACGGAGCACTTCCGCTTCGGCACGCAACAGTACAGCTTACGATCGTGGTAGTGTCAGTTGAGATGGTGGAGGCGACAGGACACCCAGAAGGACGTAAAAAAGTGCGCAGTTGCACGTCATGTGGGCAGCATAAACAAAATGACATAAACAAGCTGCGCCAGCGGGGCATCCGGATGAGAAGTCCTTGCACGGACGCGCTTACAAATCCCGAGCACAGAAGTGAAATTGTAAACCGAACAGGGGCATCGCTAAAAAAATAAGCCAAAATAAAATTCACATCCAGGAGGGCAATTTGAATACTCTTCTATAGGGGAACATTGGGGTTTAGGTTTTTAGGTTTTTaggtttataattattagaaAATCAAATGAGATGAAGTTATTAGGAAggtattataatatttatttgagCAGAGCTCTTATTGAAGACTGAACATAAGATAGGAGCCATATTCTCACAATTTCCCACATCTCTCTTAAATCTATTAAAGGGTATTTGAGGACTTGTCCAATATTTGTGatgctccttttttttttggatagcTGGCAGCCACCGACTGCCGTCACGCCATCAAGCATtcatgccagcaatagcaacaactacaacaaggAGTCCTCGCAAAGCAGCCTGTCGCCTGCACACTTACACACGGACACACCGAAAAACATACAGAAGCAAACTCTCAccgacacagacacagacacccACAccctcgcacacacacacacaaacacacacagacgGGTAGCCGGGCAGCGCGCCAAGCTTTACACGCCTCCGCACGCGTCACACGAAAGCACGAAACCAATTTAAGCACCCACATTCTCTCACCCAATTAGTCGCGCACAGCCCACCCGGACTcacaccacctcctcctcgatACGAGGAGTTCCTCCCAACTGCCACCCAGCCACGGAGCCACGTCCACCCCCCGCTCCTGGTGTCCTGCCCACGCACACAGTGTCGGGCTTGTtgtcgtcctcgtcctcgagTCGAGTGGGGAGTCGAGTCGTTATCCTCGCGTGCGCACGCTGCATACTTTTTGGCTGAGCTCGCTTATAGGATATTAAAGGGTGTATGGAATTGTTAAGGACTTTTTACAAAGATCTCTCTtaaatacttaaaatatttaatattacgATAAATTATTTTACAGTTTTTAATACTAGAAGTGGTTTAACTTTCCTTCTTTTCAAGATTCTagagaatattatttttcaaatcttaaaatttttcaaggaTTCTGACTTAGTTCCTAAAATACATctgtaataatttttatacataatttataaatcaaaagtttcgaaaaccaaaagcaacttttctcaattttaaaatatttcatagaTCTAtctattcttatttttattttaatgagtAATAGGTATCTGAGAGTCCTTAGACATCCTTGATAGAAAGTATTGTTGTTGTCACTGCGCCATCATCAGGGCCATAAGTAGCAGTCAGCAGTTGCCTCCGTCAGCGGCAGTAAGTTGTGCCTGATGGTGATGGTATCGTTGTCGGTGAGGAAGGAAAAAGGGGCCGGAGGCAGGACGATGGGTGGGTGAGGTGGATCAGGAGTGGCAGGCGAATTTGTGCGCAGCCACaaaaacaccaacaacaacaaaatccGTAAAGTAAGcttgtgtgtgtctgtgtgtgagACTACGGACGGGGACGACCAACAAGCGACACGATAATCTCGCACGTCGCATTTTTAgttgctgttgccgctgctgcttctgctgctgatgccacagacattgttgttgttgctgcgagTTGCCGTCGAGTTGCCACACCCACCGCACTACCAGGACTCTGGCTACACGAGTCCCGGAGTCTGGTCCTGGCAGAAAGCCAAATGTGGCAAGTGGCTGATGTTGCCGCTGCCTCACAGGCGGGGGGGGGCGAGTGTGGCAggggcagtggcaggggcaggatGATTGTGCCGGGGGCAGGACTGaagagtgtgtgtttgtgtgtgtgtgtggagtgGCAGTTGGGTTTGGGATTTTGTGTCTGCGTCGAGTTGCCTCCGTGGCAAATGTGTGGAGCGAATGGGGCATGCGGCCAAGGGGCAGGGGCATGGAGTTGGGGGCGAGCGACCGACAAATGCTTTCGAATTGCCATGACAATCAAACCGCTTACACGTACAGTGGGCTCCATTAGAGGTTTTTGTTGCCGGGAAGCCGTTCGTGGGGAATACTATGTGTACAGAGGTTATATAATATGAATTTTCCTACGACTTCTTTTTCaaatactttttaaattattaagttAAAGGGTAGTCTTAGTTAGCCCTTTAATATAGGATTCAATAAAAGTTTATAGAAATACTTCGAGAAGTACTTTTTCGCAAAGACATCCGTCTCAAAGACATAGGTCCTTAGATTGAAAAAAAGAATCTTTTTATAGCTCTTTTTCTAaagatattattattaaaacattgtcaaatttaataaatattttccttttcttttacTATTACTTAATAATCTTACTATAATCTTTgttaaatatcttaaatatatCCTTTCAAGAAAGGACGAACTAGAAAGAAACATGTTTCCAAAGACTATAATAGACCACCTCTTCTATACACCACCTCTGCAGttgaaaaacaaagaaaatctAAAGCTTATCctaattttaaagaaaaaccaaATTATATTATCAGAGCCGAGTCTATTCGTTTGCTTTGCGGATAATCATATACCCGTGGCTGCTTCAGGTATGGCTCTATCCGGCTGGAGTAGCCCCAATTAATGCCACACTGTGTGGCAATATCAACAAGCGCCGTTCCTTGGGCCGGTTCTGGTGCTGGATTTGGTTTTGGTGTCGGTGCCTGACGAGGCTCTCGACTGCCAGAGACACACTTCAGGCCAACTCAAGCCTGGCCCAGCCTGGCCAACGTTTTTTTCCATGCCGTTGCTCCTTTTGGCTGGGACAGCTGGTTGGTTGGGGGATTAGGTGTGGGTGTGAGTGTGggtgtgggcgtggctggcCGGGTGCAACGAGGTAGGAAGGTGAATGGAGGCCAACGTCTGGGCCTGTTTATTATCGCCTGGCACCCATCAGCAGCCAGACTCCAGCACCCCCAttccatcccatcccatcctgGGCCAGAACTTTTGCCGTCTTGTCGCCGGGCAAATTCCGTTGCCGCCAACGATGAGGAGGatgacaaataaaaaaaaacttttggcACGGCACGGAAGCATGCTGGCGGCATTCTCATAACGATGTTGGTGACTGCGGCGATGACTCCTGCCCCCTTTTTCTCTCCATGTCCAGTCCTGACTGCCCTCCGTTCTTATCTCCCCCACTCTCCTTGCCCTGTTCTGGCCTTTCCGTCATTCTTTCCGTCCTCCCGAATATCCTGCTTATAGCCCTGAGCCCTGAGTCCTGAGCCCAGACTGGCGCACTTTTGAAGTTTGAGCTAAGTGACATGCTGTTTATTGTCGAGAGTGTTAAAATGTGCGCCCTGAATCCTCCACAGTGTGAGTGTTTGCCtttgggtgtgtgtgtgtgtgtgtcggtgTGCCTTtgagtgtgtgtatgtgtgtgagtgcggTTACCAGTGTGCCGAGCAAGAAATTATAATGCCAAGCTTGAACACCGCACGCGCGGGCCACAACGCCGACATCAAAAGTGCACAGGAAACAAAAATGGATTTCGGGTTTCTTTAAAAtccattttcaaaaatttgagTTTTTCTAGAAtctattattctttttttttaataatcaatttttaattctaatttttaaataataattataattctGGGGAATCATAATGATAGGAGTAGAGGAGTAGAGAGACTCAGGAAGGAGGAGGATCATAATCACTCCTCTATATATcttattagtttttaattttctttcaaaataaagctttgatttaaatgaattataaaCTATGGTAGTTAAAATATTGAATCCAAATTCTAAATAACCAAATCCTAAacatattttcaataaataaattgaataaatagtTTTGGGATTTAATAAAAGTATCCATAGGCTTTAAGAGACTTCTTTACTCTCAGAGCCCACTCTAAATATTACTTACTTACTAATACTATTTAATTCTAATCCTTAATGAATAACTCTAAAATACACTAACTCGTATTTAATTTCTGTGTACTTTTTCACTAAAGGTTCAGCATGTTACGGTTCACGCTCTCGCCGTCATGCCGCCAAACATACAAACAGACAGCCGACGACGGCGGAATAGGAATGGCTGCTCCTGTTCCTGCCCCAGCACCAGCCCCAGCccctgctccagctccagctctggCTGCTGGTGGTACGGCTGAGGTAGCTATGTAATCCATGAATGTGCCATACACCGAGTACGGACCGGAGAGTAGCAGACCGGAGAGGAGCAGGGcggggcgggggcgggggcTGAAGCACCACGCCAAAGCTGCCGGTTGTGGCATTACGATGGCATCGAGCCATGGCGATGGCTGCCTTTCCGTCGGTCTGTCCGCTTCTGAGTCCGTCCttcttgtccgtctgtccgtggCACGTACTTTAGAAATTCCATGCAGATGTGCGCCGCACGCCGAGACGTGTGTTTTGATTttcaggcaaaaaaaaaaaaaaaagaaagaaaaaggaCGAAAGCTCAACGAACGAAACGAACGAGCGAGCCCCAGAAGGAAAACAAGCAGCAGGACCTGTGGGGCTGTAGAATTTGGTATGAGGGGGATGCGGTTGGTTTGGTTTGGCAGGTTGCGAGTTTTTCGGTCTTCGAACGGGCGGCAGATGGAGGACAGAGGGCTGATGGTGGAGTGGGAAGAGCTGTGGGGATCCTGACAGAGTCAGTGGCAACGCACGAAAGAGCAGCCAAGCGAGCAAGCCGTGAAAAAAGTGTCGACGAAAACAGCAACGGCAGTGGCAACAGGACGGCCCCAAAGGAAAACAGCCAGCTGCACTTGTTGGTGTGAGTAACGAGCGATGCGGACTCCTGACACCGTATTGGAGGTGGTGTACGTGGGTGTCCTGGCTGTTGTCAGGACGTGGGGGAGTGGTGGGGGACCCAACACTAACTAATATAATAATTGCAGGCAACTCCGACAGCATACGAAACGGAAGCCAGACGAACAGGCGGCGGCGATGGCAGCTTTTcttgcttttgcttttccttttgagttggctgatttcgcacacaaatacaaatacactTTGGGACCTGAAGCTTACGCCTTATTGTTGTGGCCGTGGGTGTGCTTTGGGCGGCATTTGGCGGGGGCGGGGGAATCTCGTTGGCCAGCCGAAGGATCTGACGGAGCGGCAGTTGCCCTGTTCTGCCATGGCGATTGCCAAGTGTCGTTAGGAGCGCGGATGTTCACTTTACCTCGTGATTGGAATATTTTTGGGGTGTATTAGGCAAGTTTATAAAATCTGGCTTGATATAGGATAGGATATATATAGGACATAGTGTACTATTCACTAGAGATCCAGAAAACTTGAAGAGTTCTTTGGAGAAATTATTTGTAGCTTATATAGCTTctttcttatttaaaataaatcttcATGAAACCTTTTAA includes these proteins:
- the LOC6497510 gene encoding probable multidrug resistance-associated protein lethal(2)03659 encodes the protein MEANKLPPNPRESAGILSSLMFCFALPILFKGRKQKLQATDLYKTLEEHRAQKLGDEFFRTWEDEVARCRRKEADSKSPREPSILRVIGRVFGGQLLISGFIIAILELGSRATVPLLLAGLIAEFAEHGNGSSTAAQIYATLLIVCILASVLLTHPYMMGMMHLAMKMRVAVSTAIYRKAVRLSRTAMGDTTIGQVVNLLSNDLNRFDRALIHFHFLWLGPLELLISSFFLYQQIGVASFYGISILILYLPLQTYLSRVTSKLRLQTALRTDKRVRMMNEIISGIQVIKMYTWERPFGRLIEQLRRSEMSSIRQVNLLRGVLLSFEITLGRIAIFVSLLGFVLMGGELTAERAFCVTAFYNILRRTVSKFFPSGMSQVAELLVSLRRIRDFMMRDESNIIDLTEEVDEKPDEEQKLLGKNGDVRLQNGKSPDTLVSIDGLRARWDREHNEPVLDNINMSLKRGQLVAVIGPVGSGKSSLVQAILGELPPEAGSVHVHSRYSYASQEPWLFNASVRDNILFGLPMDKYRYRTVIKKCALERDLELLNGDGTIVGERGASLSGGQRARISLARAVYRKADVYLLDDPLSAVDTHVGRHLFDECMRGYLGDKLVVLVTHQLQFLEHADLIVIMDKGKITASGSYKEMLKSGLDFAQLLAESTQNGEEDHGLDKANGLSRQSSTRSTDSSGDSASSQESLVEKNKEPPKPKGGPVQESSSGGKIGLDMYKKYFSAGCGCVIFALLVLLCAGTQILASGGDYFLSYWVKNKSSSSSSLDIYYFTAINVGLVICALLRTLLFFNVTMHSSTELHNSMFRAISRTALYFFHTNPSGRILNRFAMDLGQVDESLPAVMLDCIQIFLTLTGVLCVLCISNPWYLINTFVMLIAFYYWRDVYLRTSRDVKRLEAVARSPMYSHFSATLGGLPTIRAMGAQRTLIAQYDNYQDLQSSGYYTFVTTSRAFGYYLDLFCVAYVISDILNSYFNPPLGNPGQIGLAITQTLSMTGMVQFGMRQSAELENSMTSVERVLEYNDLKSEGEFTSPADKQPPKSWPEEGEVVAKNLSLRYVPDPKADYVLRGLNFVIKPREKVGIVGRTGAGKSSLINALFRLSYNEGAILIDERDTSAMGLHDLRSKLSIIPQEPVLFSGSMRYNLDPFEQYPDEKLWQALEEVHLKEEISELPTGLQSSISEGGTNFSVGQRQLVCLARAILRENRILVMDEATANVDPQTDALIQATIRNKFKDCTVLTIAHRLHTIMDSDKVLVMDAGQVVEFGSPYELLTESESKVFHGMVMQTGKASFDHLLKIAQDKIAEEKHLKSH
- the LOC6502433 gene encoding dynein light chain roadblock-type 2; this encodes MPRDSVQETFNRLTELPGVMGAILVDGSGTVLRSNVNESASQVYANRLVQLVTMSRDLVRDVEPSDDLAYVRLRTRKQELMVATESQHTIIVIQDVQSLDQTRRSTSASARNSTAYDRGSVS